A region of Nerophis ophidion isolate RoL-2023_Sa linkage group LG28, RoL_Noph_v1.0, whole genome shotgun sequence DNA encodes the following proteins:
- the LOC133544889 gene encoding lactosylceramide 1,3-N-acetyl-beta-D-glucosaminyltransferase A-like isoform X2, giving the protein MFWKFRRLHKCQCVRLIVTCLVLSLIMVCWDKSVFNHLKSYSCRFLVDRFRDVNKSLTITREQARSFSNFRSLLDHPDKCAGKDVLLLVFVKTSPGNRARRDAIRSTWGSETYIQRTLGVTVKVVFALGAPAVDANAVQRQLVQENSRHADLIQQDFMDSFHNLTLKLIMQFHWMHRCCAHARFLMISDDDVFIHMPNLVGYLRDKSTAGATGFWVGRVHWGAPPIRSKNTGGGYVMSGDVAGKIYQATLTLNASLYIDDVFMGICAMAVGVSPQAHVYFSGEGKAPRHLCIYDRMMTSHGHTEDLHDLWKAATHPQVKEKTSGILGRLYCTATKISLLCNPLAFNGYPCTAAFY; this is encoded by the exons ATGTTTTGGAAATTCCGCCGGCTCCACAAGTGCCAGTGCGTCCGTCTGATAGTTACCTGCCTGGTTCTGTCTCTGATCATGGTGTGTTGGGACAAAAGCGTGTTCAACCACCTCAAGTCCTATTCATGCCGCTTCCTGGTCGACCGCTTCAGGGACGTCAACAAGAGCCTCACCATCACCCGGGAACAGGCCCGGAGCTTCAGCAACTTCCGCAGCCTGCTGGACCACCCGGACAAATGCGCCGGGAAGGACGTCCTCCTGCTGGTCTTTGTCAAAACGTCTCCTGGGAACCGGGCCAGGCGTGACGCCATCAGGTCCACTTGGGGCAGCGAGACCTACATCCAGCGCACGCTGGGAGTGACTGTGAAGGTGGTGTTCGCCTTAGGAGCCCCTGCTGTGGACGCGAACGCTGTTCAAAGGCAGCTCGTCCAAGAGAACAGCCGCCATGCCGATTTGATCCAACAGGATTTCATGGACTCCTTCCACAATCTGACCCTTAAGCTGATCATGCAGTTCCACTGGATGCACCGCTGCTGCGCTCACGCTCGCTTCCTAATGATCAGCGACGACGACGTCTTCATCCACATGCCAAACCTTGTGGGGTACCTGCGGGACAAGAGCACGGCGGGCGCCACCGGCTTTTGGGTGGGCCGGGTGCACTGGGGAGCTCCGCCCATCCGTAGTAAGAACA CAGGAGGGGGCTATGTGATGTCCGGCGACGTGGCCGGCAAGATCTACCAGGCCACGCTGACGCTGAACGCCTCGCTCTACATAGACGACGTGTTCATGGGCATCTGCGCCATGGCTGTGGGTGTGTCCCCACAGGCCCACGTTTACTTCTCAGGGGAGGGCAAGGCTCCCCGCCACCTGTGCATCTACGACCGGATGATGACCTCCCACGGCCACACGGAGGATCTCCACGACCTGTGGAAGGCGGCAACACACCCCCAAGTGAAAGAGAAGACGTCTGGGATCTTAGGCCGACTGTACTGCACAGCCACTAAGATCTCTCTGCTCTGTAACCCCCTCGCTTTCAACGGCTATCCCTGCACAGCCGCGTTTTACTGA
- the LOC133544889 gene encoding lactosylceramide 1,3-N-acetyl-beta-D-glucosaminyltransferase A-like isoform X1: MFWKFRRLHKCQCVRLIVTCLVLSLIMVCWDKSVFNHLKSYSCRFLVDRFRDVNKSLTITREQARSFSNFRSLLDHPDKCAGKDVLLLVFVKTSPGNRARRDAIRSTWGSETYIQRTLGVTVKVVFALGAPAVDANAVQRQLVQENSRHADLIQQDFMDSFHNLTLKLIMQFHWMHRCCAHARFLMISDDDVFIHMPNLVGYLRDKSTAGATGFWVGRVHWGAPPIRSKNSKYYVPFEMYQWWSYPDYTAGGGYVMSGDVAGKIYQATLTLNASLYIDDVFMGICAMAVGVSPQAHVYFSGEGKAPRHLCIYDRMMTSHGHTEDLHDLWKAATHPQVKEKTSGILGRLYCTATKISLLCNPLAFNGYPCTAAFY; the protein is encoded by the coding sequence ATGTTTTGGAAATTCCGCCGGCTCCACAAGTGCCAGTGCGTCCGTCTGATAGTTACCTGCCTGGTTCTGTCTCTGATCATGGTGTGTTGGGACAAAAGCGTGTTCAACCACCTCAAGTCCTATTCATGCCGCTTCCTGGTCGACCGCTTCAGGGACGTCAACAAGAGCCTCACCATCACCCGGGAACAGGCCCGGAGCTTCAGCAACTTCCGCAGCCTGCTGGACCACCCGGACAAATGCGCCGGGAAGGACGTCCTCCTGCTGGTCTTTGTCAAAACGTCTCCTGGGAACCGGGCCAGGCGTGACGCCATCAGGTCCACTTGGGGCAGCGAGACCTACATCCAGCGCACGCTGGGAGTGACTGTGAAGGTGGTGTTCGCCTTAGGAGCCCCTGCTGTGGACGCGAACGCTGTTCAAAGGCAGCTCGTCCAAGAGAACAGCCGCCATGCCGATTTGATCCAACAGGATTTCATGGACTCCTTCCACAATCTGACCCTTAAGCTGATCATGCAGTTCCACTGGATGCACCGCTGCTGCGCTCACGCTCGCTTCCTAATGATCAGCGACGACGACGTCTTCATCCACATGCCAAACCTTGTGGGGTACCTGCGGGACAAGAGCACGGCGGGCGCCACCGGCTTTTGGGTGGGCCGGGTGCACTGGGGAGCTCCGCCCATCCGTAGTAAGAACAGTAAGTACTACGTGCCTTTTGAGATGTACCAATGGTGGTCTTACCCCGACTACACAGCAGGAGGGGGCTATGTGATGTCCGGCGACGTGGCCGGCAAGATCTACCAGGCCACGCTGACGCTGAACGCCTCGCTCTACATAGACGACGTGTTCATGGGCATCTGCGCCATGGCTGTGGGTGTGTCCCCACAGGCCCACGTTTACTTCTCAGGGGAGGGCAAGGCTCCCCGCCACCTGTGCATCTACGACCGGATGATGACCTCCCACGGCCACACGGAGGATCTCCACGACCTGTGGAAGGCGGCAACACACCCCCAAGTGAAAGAGAAGACGTCTGGGATCTTAGGCCGACTGTACTGCACAGCCACTAAGATCTCTCTGCTCTGTAACCCCCTCGCTTTCAACGGCTATCCCTGCACAGCCGCGTTTTACTGA